From a single Hymenobacter sp. YIM 151500-1 genomic region:
- a CDS encoding TlpA family protein disulfide reductase, producing MANRHTFAAFLWAGLLAFPLLGAAQGTVVLTGKVSGRTSDTVAVSVRENLLDPKEQITYARLNDKGEFRLALTVPGPTRADLVYGDDVAELFVEPGNQLDVRFKGSDLASSVRFKGKGAEANSYLTETEERFVENDGFQVLPENIMLYEPGFLSFLDYRRKEEQKFLQEYMEDNPTLSSAFKAYAKAQIDYSYANDRLTFQDLREQVVATEARLNMSPTYYDFLKEKTLINNEAAIRSELYHEFLLNYVHYMATTQGKQRSDPDFYRVCYELAKSQLAGPIRMVLMGRVMQESFRFGHVKQSAAMLEDFRALDTKHTYYPLLRHDFEVHKAFAIGAPAPNFKLVSSKGDTVSLRQFAGKLVYMNFWRTTSGLALRDLPYAAELAKRFDGKNIVFLNIALDENEGAWKQLVVSKKLPGVHVRATGGLRSAVARAYAIQDVPSYILLAEDGTFLNTKPKRLSSRAAVDEIKESFGKASTYTSNSSDRGKQ from the coding sequence ATGGCTAATCGACATACCTTCGCTGCATTCCTGTGGGCCGGCTTGCTGGCCTTTCCTTTGCTGGGCGCGGCCCAGGGCACGGTGGTGCTGACCGGCAAGGTCAGCGGCCGCACGTCTGATACAGTGGCAGTGTCGGTGCGCGAAAATTTACTCGACCCCAAAGAGCAGATTACCTACGCCCGCCTCAACGACAAAGGCGAGTTCCGGCTGGCCCTGACCGTACCCGGCCCCACCCGCGCCGACCTCGTGTACGGCGACGACGTGGCCGAGCTGTTTGTGGAGCCCGGCAACCAGCTCGATGTGCGCTTCAAAGGCTCGGACCTGGCCAGCTCGGTGCGCTTTAAAGGCAAAGGAGCCGAGGCCAACAGCTACCTTACGGAAACCGAAGAGCGGTTTGTCGAAAATGACGGGTTTCAGGTGCTGCCCGAAAACATCATGCTCTACGAGCCGGGCTTCCTGTCGTTTCTGGACTACCGCCGCAAAGAGGAGCAGAAGTTTTTGCAGGAGTATATGGAGGACAACCCGACGTTGTCTTCTGCTTTCAAAGCCTACGCCAAGGCCCAGATTGACTACAGCTACGCCAACGACCGGCTGACCTTTCAGGACCTGCGCGAGCAGGTGGTGGCCACCGAGGCCCGCCTGAATATGTCGCCCACCTACTACGATTTTCTCAAGGAGAAAACGCTGATCAACAACGAGGCGGCCATCCGCAGTGAGCTGTACCACGAGTTTTTGCTGAACTACGTGCACTACATGGCCACCACCCAGGGCAAGCAGCGCTCCGACCCCGACTTTTACCGCGTGTGCTACGAGCTGGCCAAAAGCCAGCTGGCGGGCCCCATCCGGATGGTGCTCATGGGGCGGGTGATGCAGGAGTCGTTCCGCTTCGGCCACGTGAAGCAGTCGGCGGCCATGCTGGAAGACTTCCGGGCCCTGGATACCAAGCACACCTATTATCCCCTGCTGCGCCACGACTTTGAGGTGCACAAGGCGTTTGCCATCGGGGCCCCGGCTCCCAACTTCAAGCTGGTATCGTCGAAGGGCGACACGGTGAGCCTACGGCAGTTTGCGGGCAAGCTGGTGTACATGAACTTCTGGCGCACCACCAGCGGCCTGGCCCTGCGCGACCTGCCCTACGCCGCCGAGCTGGCCAAGCGCTTCGACGGCAAGAATATCGTGTTCCTCAACATTGCCCTCGATGAAAACGAAGGTGCCTGGAAGCAGTTGGTGGTGAGCAAGAAGCTGCCGGGCGTGCACGTGCGGGCCACCGGCGGCCTGCGCTCGGCCGTGGCCCGCGCCTACGCCATTCAGGATGTGCCCAGCTACATTCTGCTGGCCGAAGACGGCACCTTCCTCAACACCAAGCCCAAGCGCCTGAGCAGCCGCGCCGCCGTCGACGAAATCAAAGAGTCCTTCGGCAAAGCCAGCACCTACACCAGCAACTCCTCGGATAGAGGCAAGCAGTAG
- the radA gene encoding DNA repair protein RadA — translation MAKLKTLYFCQNCGAQSAKWIGRCPSCGEWNTYVEEVLQKEEPAAVASWKTATTAVAGGTSTKVAKPRPVSEIHYEEEPRILTRDAELDRVLGGGLVPGSLVLIGGEPGIGKSTLMLQIAMTLRQLKVLYISGEESEQQIKMRAERLTEGTQHPGCYILTETNTQNIFKQIGQLQPNVVVIDSIQTLHSGHVESGAGSVSQVRECTTELLKFAKESGVPVLIIGHITKDGSIAGPKILEHMVDTVLQFEGDRHLSYRILRTIKNRFGSTSELGIYEMQGAGLRQVSNPSEILLSQRTESLSGMAIGATLEGNRPLLVEVQALVTPATYGTPQRSSTGFDAKRLQMLLAVLEKRSGLRLSQHDVFLNIAGGLRLEDPALDLAVCAAVVSSLNDVPIRGEVCLAAEVGLSGEIRAVSRLDQRLSEAEKLGFAEMYISQFNARGLDLARYGIRVHPASRLDDVLTGLFG, via the coding sequence ATGGCCAAACTCAAAACGCTTTACTTCTGCCAGAACTGCGGGGCGCAGTCGGCCAAGTGGATAGGCCGCTGCCCCAGCTGTGGCGAGTGGAACACCTATGTCGAGGAAGTACTTCAGAAAGAAGAGCCGGCCGCGGTTGCCTCCTGGAAAACAGCCACCACGGCGGTGGCCGGCGGCACCAGCACCAAGGTAGCCAAGCCCCGCCCGGTCAGCGAGATACACTACGAGGAAGAGCCCCGCATTCTGACCCGCGACGCCGAGCTGGACCGGGTGCTGGGCGGCGGGCTGGTACCGGGCTCTTTGGTGCTCATCGGGGGCGAGCCGGGCATTGGCAAGAGCACCCTCATGCTCCAGATTGCCATGACCCTGCGCCAGCTCAAGGTGCTCTACATTTCGGGTGAGGAAAGCGAGCAGCAGATCAAGATGCGGGCCGAGCGCCTTACCGAAGGCACCCAGCACCCCGGCTGCTACATCCTCACCGAAACCAACACCCAGAATATCTTCAAGCAAATCGGCCAGCTCCAGCCCAATGTGGTGGTCATCGACTCCATCCAGACCCTGCACTCGGGCCACGTGGAGTCGGGGGCGGGCTCGGTGAGCCAGGTGCGCGAGTGCACCACTGAGCTGCTGAAGTTTGCCAAGGAAAGCGGCGTGCCGGTGCTCATCATCGGCCACATTACCAAAGATGGCTCCATTGCCGGCCCCAAAATCCTGGAGCACATGGTGGATACGGTGCTCCAGTTTGAGGGCGACCGGCACCTGAGCTACCGCATCCTGCGCACCATCAAAAACCGGTTCGGCTCCACCTCCGAGCTGGGCATCTACGAGATGCAGGGCGCGGGCCTGCGCCAGGTCAGCAATCCGTCGGAAATCCTGCTGAGCCAGCGTACCGAGAGCCTGAGCGGCATGGCTATCGGGGCCACGCTGGAAGGCAACCGCCCGTTGCTGGTGGAAGTGCAGGCCCTCGTGACGCCCGCTACCTACGGCACGCCCCAGCGCAGCTCCACCGGCTTCGACGCCAAGCGCCTGCAAATGCTGCTGGCCGTGCTGGAGAAGCGCAGCGGCCTGCGCCTAAGCCAGCACGACGTGTTTCTGAACATTGCCGGCGGCCTGCGCCTCGAAGATCCGGCTCTGGACCTGGCCGTGTGCGCGGCCGTGGTTAGCTCCCTGAACGACGTGCCCATCCGGGGTGAGGTGTGCCTGGCGGCGGAAGTGGGCCTGAGCGGGGAAATCCGGGCCGTGAGCCGCCTCGACCAGCGCCTGTCGGAGGCCGAGAAATTGGGCTTTGCCGAGATGTACATTTCTCAATTCAATGCCCGCGGCCTCGACCTGGCCCGCTACGGCATCCGGGTGCACCCAGCCAGCCGCCTCGACGACGTACTGACGGGTTTGTTTGGGTGA
- a CDS encoding PPK2 family polyphosphate kinase, with translation MKTPAAVNLATLPSRAPDGVHKDDTLQQMQQLQQELVELQKRLYAENRRSVLVVLQGMDASGKDGLIRRVFSGLNPQGVRVYSFKEPTELELAHDFLWRVHQQVPPKGMIHVFNRSHYEDVLITRVLGLVNKEEAQRRFEAINNFEKLLQQAGTTVLKFYLHVSEEEQRARLQERVTDPEKRWKYEAGDEDKAKQWPQYRAVYEDVFKHCSPPSCPWHLVPADQNWYKAYVVARTLRDTLADLNPQYPVSKEERPR, from the coding sequence ATGAAAACTCCCGCCGCCGTCAACCTCGCCACGCTGCCCAGCCGGGCCCCGGATGGGGTTCACAAGGACGACACGCTCCAGCAAATGCAGCAGCTTCAGCAGGAGCTAGTGGAGCTGCAAAAACGCCTCTACGCCGAAAACCGGCGCAGTGTGCTGGTGGTGCTGCAAGGCATGGACGCCAGCGGCAAAGACGGCCTGATCCGGCGGGTATTCAGCGGCCTCAACCCCCAAGGCGTGCGGGTGTACTCGTTTAAGGAGCCTACCGAGCTGGAGCTGGCCCACGATTTTCTGTGGCGGGTGCACCAGCAAGTGCCGCCCAAAGGCATGATCCACGTCTTCAACCGCTCACACTACGAAGACGTGCTGATTACCAGGGTGCTGGGGCTGGTGAACAAGGAAGAAGCCCAGCGGCGGTTTGAAGCCATCAACAACTTCGAAAAGCTGTTGCAGCAGGCCGGCACCACGGTGCTCAAGTTCTACCTGCACGTGTCGGAAGAGGAGCAGCGGGCCCGGCTGCAAGAGCGCGTCACGGACCCCGAAAAGCGCTGGAAATATGAGGCCGGCGACGAAGACAAGGCCAAGCAGTGGCCCCAGTACCGCGCCGTGTACGAAGACGTGTTCAAGCATTGCAGCCCCCCCTCCTGCCCCTGGCACCTGGTGCCCGCCGACCAGAACTGGTACAAAGCCTACGTAGTAGCCCGCACCCTGCGCGACACGCTTGCCGACCTGAACCCGCAGTACCCGGTATCGAAGGAAGAACGGCCACGGTAA
- a CDS encoding DUF2846 domain-containing protein gives MRILLLPFLLAVTAGTATAQTQAITPSPDSATVVFYRPPMFAQAATNFTVRANGAELCRLSNKRYFVVRLKPGPTTFTSVAGGLNLPDKDNLDLKLEPNKVYYVQGDVKNRLMTTAMVFTEVTESTAAKKMTDLKRDNCGAGQP, from the coding sequence ATGCGCATTCTGCTGTTACCCTTTTTGCTAGCCGTAACCGCCGGCACGGCCACTGCCCAGACACAAGCAATAACCCCGTCGCCGGATTCGGCCACGGTGGTGTTCTACCGGCCTCCTATGTTTGCGCAGGCCGCCACTAATTTCACCGTACGGGCCAATGGCGCCGAGCTGTGCCGCCTCAGCAACAAGCGCTACTTCGTGGTACGCCTCAAGCCCGGCCCTACCACGTTCACGTCGGTAGCCGGCGGCCTGAACCTGCCCGACAAGGACAACCTCGACCTGAAGCTGGAGCCCAACAAGGTATACTACGTGCAGGGAGACGTAAAAAACCGCCTGATGACGACGGCAATGGTGTTTACGGAAGTCACTGAATCGACGGCGGCTAAGAAAATGACCGACCTGAAGCGGGACAACTGCGGAGCTGGCCAGCCGTAA